The genomic interval AGGATAGCGATCGTCAGCGTGGCGATGACGATTGCCGCGGCAGGCGGGTCGAAGTGGGTGTCGGAGTGTGCGTAGAAGATCCGCTGGACGACTTCCCCAGCGAGTGCGCCGTAGACGCCGAAGACGCCGGCGACGACGACGGCGATGACGGCGTTCATCCCGGTCGGCACGCCACCGAAGATCGCGAGCGCCGCCGTGCTGGCGGGCAGCGTCATGTGGTGGGTGACGGGGATCTTCTCGACGCCAAGGTTGAGGAAGGTCAGCGTGGCGGCCGAGATCCCGAACCCGAGGAACGCGCTGCCGGTCTCGACCGCGATGAACCCACCGAGGATCCCGGTGACGAGGCCGATCATCGCGACGTTGGCCCACTTGTACTGGTGGGGCAGCCACGGTTCGACCGCGAGGCGCTTGGCTTCGGCCATGCCGCCGTCGGTCATCGCTTTGCCACCGTCGGTCATCGCCTCGCCCCCGTCGGCGGCGACACGTTTCTCACCCTTCTCGAAGGGCGTCATGTCGAGCAGGTTCCGGTCACCGCCACCGATCAGCGGGTAACCAAAGACCAGGCGGTGCAGCGCCGCGGAGACGACGACCATGATCGCGATGGGGTCCCACGGCAGTGCGAGGCCGCCGGAGATAGCCGTCCCGACGGCGCCGACGATGCCGAAGATCCCGCCGACAGCGAGCACGTCGGGGCGGGTACCCAGCGCGTAGGCGATGTCCTTGGCCGGGTGGTAGTCACCGTCGCCCGGTTCCGGCATGACGCCGTCCTGTTTGGCCGCGTACGCGGCGGCTGCCGCACCGCCGGCGAAGGCCACGTGAGGGCCGAAGACGGCACCGAAACCGATGGTCCCCGTGAGCGCCGACGTGATGCCGAGCCCCTCGGGGGCGTTCTCGAAGCCGGCGATGTTCACCGCCTCTCCGCCGATGACCATGAAGCCCGTGAAACAGAACGCGGGCAGTGCGCCGAGCGCGGCACCGAAGGCGCCGCCAGCGAAGGCCGCGATCACCAGGATGAGGAAGTCCGGCACGCTCATCCCGATCACCGGGATCTGGAGTAGCATGTCGTACATCCGTGATCACTCCTCCCGGGCCCAGTCGAGCGAGCGCTCGACGGCGTCATCCCAGCGGCTGTAGAGCTTGTCGACTTCCTCGCTCCCCTTCTCGGGGCTGAACTCGCGGTCGACCTGCCAGTTGTCCCGCAGTTCGTCGACGGTGTCCCAGTAGCCGACGGCGAGGCCGGCCGCGTAGGCGCTGCCCAGCGCGGTCGTCTCGTCGACTTCCGGCCGCGCGATGTCCGTCTGGATGATGTCGGACTGGAGCTGACAGAGGAAGTTGTTCTTGACCGCACCGCCGTCGACACGCAGCGAGGTCGTCTCGATGCCCGAGTCCGCTTCCATGGCTTCGGCCACGTCGCGGGTCTGGTAGGCGATGGACTCCAGGGTCGCCCGGACGATGTGTGCTTTCCGGGTCCCGCGGGTCATCCCGACGATGGTCCCGCGTGCGCGGCCGTCCCAGTGGGGCGCGCCAAGCCCGGTGAACGCTGGGACCATGTAGACGCCGTCGGTCGACTCGACCGAACGGGCCAGTTCCGCCGTCTGTGCGGCGTTGTTGATCAGGTCCACGTCTTCGAGCCACTCGATAGCGGCGCCCGTAATGAAGATCGAGCCTTCCAGTGCGTACTGGACAGGCTCGCCCGACATCTGGAAGCCGATCGTCGTCAGGAGGCCGTGGTCGGAGGCAACTGCCTCCTCGCCGGTGTTCATCAGGTAGAACGAACCGGTGCCGTACGTGTTCTTCGCGTCACCCTCGTCGAAGCAGGTCTGGCCGAACAGGGCCGCCTGCTGGTCACCCAGCGCCCCAGCGACGGGAACTTCCTCCCCCAGGAAGCCGTCGGGATCGGTGTGACCGTAGTAGTCCTCGTCCGAGGACGGCCGCACTTCTGGCACCATCGATTCGGGGACGCCGAACTCCGCCAGGAGGTCGTCGTCCCATTCGAGGTCCCGGATGTTGTACAGCATCGTCCGGGAGGCGTTCGAGACATCGGTGATGTGGTTCCCGGTGAGGTTGTAGATGAGCCAGGTGTCGATGGTCCCCATGAGGAGTTCGCCGTCCTCCGCGCGGTCCCGGAGGTCCGCACCCCGTGAGGCCTGCATCTTCAGCGGCTCGGCGTTGTCGAGGATCCACTCGGTCTTGGTGGCCGAGAAGTACGCGTCACACTCCAGGCCGGTCTTCTCACGGATCTCCTCGACTTTCCCCGCTTCCTGGATCTCCTCGACGCGGTCGGTCGTCCGGCGGTCCTGCCAGACGAGCGCGTTGTGGACGGGCTTGCCGGTCTCTTTGTCCCACACGATCGTGGTCTCGCGCTGGTTCGTGATCCCCAGTGCCTCCAGTTGACTGGCGTCCAGTCCTGCTTCTTCGAGCCCGTCGGTGACGACCTGCTGGGTGTTCTCCCAGATCTCTATCGGGTCGTGTTCCACCCACCCGGGCTCCGGGTAGATCTGTTCGTGTTTCTCGTACGCGTTGGCGACGACCTGTCCGCTGTGGTCGAATACCATGAAGCGGGTGCCTGTCGTCCCCTGGTCGATCGAGCCGACGTATGTGTCTGCCATTGGTGTGTACTCCGTTGGCGGCATTGTTTATGAACCATGCCGCGCTGTTAGTAAACAATATAGTGAATCATTATAAAGATTACTCCCATTGGCCGTGCCTCAATAAAAAACGAAATGTCTCTTCGGACAGTTGCCAGTTGCATCCGGCAGACCCGGGGTAGCGGCGGTGCGTGGGACGCTCACCGGTGTGACCGACACCGGCATCGGCGCCGAGCCGCCACCCACGGAGACTCCCACCCCGGTCGCTGTGGCACATCTAGCGGCAGTCTACTCGCGCGTCCGCGACAAAAAACACGGTGTTCGCCGCCGATCGAGCGCGAAAACGCCGGTCGTTCG from Haloarcula pelagica carries:
- the glpK gene encoding glycerol kinase GlpK, which translates into the protein MADTYVGSIDQGTTGTRFMVFDHSGQVVANAYEKHEQIYPEPGWVEHDPIEIWENTQQVVTDGLEEAGLDASQLEALGITNQRETTIVWDKETGKPVHNALVWQDRRTTDRVEEIQEAGKVEEIREKTGLECDAYFSATKTEWILDNAEPLKMQASRGADLRDRAEDGELLMGTIDTWLIYNLTGNHITDVSNASRTMLYNIRDLEWDDDLLAEFGVPESMVPEVRPSSDEDYYGHTDPDGFLGEEVPVAGALGDQQAALFGQTCFDEGDAKNTYGTGSFYLMNTGEEAVASDHGLLTTIGFQMSGEPVQYALEGSIFITGAAIEWLEDVDLINNAAQTAELARSVESTDGVYMVPAFTGLGAPHWDGRARGTIVGMTRGTRKAHIVRATLESIAYQTRDVAEAMEADSGIETTSLRVDGGAVKNNFLCQLQSDIIQTDIARPEVDETTALGSAYAAGLAVGYWDTVDELRDNWQVDREFSPEKGSEEVDKLYSRWDDAVERSLDWAREE